The DNA segment TTGCTATCAGATGCATGTAAAATTAAAGATCCAAATGCTAACTCCTATATCTGTTGCTTATACTTGATGCAAACCTGCGAGAGCTGCTCTACTGTTTCATTCATCGcatcttcttcttcatttttcatCACCTCACTCAATTCTTTTGCCCTAAGCCTCAACTTTTCGCCGCTCGTCTCAACAATAACCTTGTTTATCGCGTTCGCAAACTCATCTCCCCTGAAGTTTCCATCCTCATCCCTAGCAACCTCAACACCAACACCAGCCTCCACCACAAGCCTAGCATTCAAAGGCTGGTCGAGTTTCAACGGTACCGCGATAACTGGTACTCCGAAATACAAGCTTTCGATTACAGAACTTATCCCACAGTGGCTCACAAAAGCACCAACGCTTTTGTGTGCCAAGATTTTAGCTTGTGGCGCCCATCCCTGAACAATAATACCCCTCTCTTTCACTCTATCAAGAAACACCTTCGGCATTGCCTCGTTAATGTTAATCGTCTTTCCGACAGGAGATCTTACGACCCATATGAAGTTAACGTTGCAAAGCTCCAACCCTTTTGCTATCTCCTCCATTTGATCTTTAGACAGGTAGTTTTCACTGCCAAAAGAAATGAACACCGTCGAAAACTGTGGTCTCTTACTCAGCCATTCCAAGATTTCCGAACCTTCTTCTTCATTGTAAGATTGTGTGATGAGTGGACCAACAGGTACCACGTTTTTCTTGCACAAAACAGACAAATAATCCACATACTTCCCTTCAATTCCCCTGCATGTCTTCATCAAAACAATGTCACAAGATAGTTCAAAGTGGGCAAAAAATGAATCTTTGTCAACCACATCTTTTTTAAGTTGAGCAAACTCAGCTAGTGACGCCTTCCTCTCGTGGTCTTTAAGGTACACCGCCGGATAAGGGAAAGTGGAACCTTTACATTTGAACCCATGATAAGAAAATGAATGTGCTGCAGCTCCCGTGGCAGCGAAATGGACGGCGGGAATGTTCATCGATATGGCCATTTTCGCAGCCCACGTTTGAAATCCATCATAAATCAACAAATCTGGCTTCAGATTACTGATGATATCTTTGAAGCTGGAGACTGACATTTGAAAGGCCTGAAAAAGCCTCGGCATGAGATCTGGGGGGACGTTTTTGGTGGTGTGGAAGTGCGGAGGAAGATCAGGAAACGATGGTAATTGAAGTTCAACTAGTTGGATTGAATGATCAGATTGTTGTTGAAGTGAGTTCTTGACTGAATCAAGGTTGATTGCCGTAGAACACAAGTATACATGGAAATTCTTGTTGGACAGATTCTTGGATAGTTCAAGATAGGGGAAGACATGGCCATGTGCGATCCATGGAAACACGAGGATGCTGAATTTTACTTTCATTTCTTGCCTTCATTGATGATGATGTGAATTGAGTTCctctcactcaatcaactttgTTCTGCTTTTGTTGTAGTTTGAAGTGTTAGGTAAATGTCAATATCACATTTACGGTGGTAGGTGGCATGTTTATTCAATATCACATTTGCTAGGTAAATGTCAAAAATTGGGTTCTACACAAGTTTAGCCGTTGCAGAGCATTTTAAATTTccaatttgttaaaaaaaaaaagcttttttttttaaaaaaaatttaattgttggGCATATGATGCTTTATGTAACTTATGTATACATGAAATTTTTCAatagttattaaatttttttgacggttaatagatattaaattttaatgttgattaattaattaagtaaaaatattaaacataattaattaaattattaaggtatttaatattatttaagatcaaattttttattatattaaaaaataaaaatttaaatatagataataaataaaaaaggtATATTGTGTATTGAAATAATTGGCGGGACtcatgaaaaaattattttttggatttatgattatagaaaaattttttaaaaattgtgttttttaaaatattaaagtgACAACGTGGTTTTGTAGGTCTTGTTCTTAAGTTGAATATATAAGTTAACTAGAAAACATGCACGTGAAGAACATCCGAtgtaataattaaaagtcagaACAAatctaaaacaaaaattttaataaaacagtttcacgagtcaattttgtaagattaattttttatttaggtaacccataaaaaaaatttaatttttatgtcaaaaattttatttttatttgtaaatatgAGTAAGAGTGACCGGTCTCAAGGATAAAAAAtctattgaaaaaaaattaaattttttaacattaaattaaattttaaaaataaagtgtaAATTGCACCTAAAAATATTAAGATTTTTATTGATTAAGTTAAAATTTCATAGTGGATTTCTGTGAcccctaaaaatattaaaatcttattTGTTTATAGAAAAaacatttataaatatatatatatatatatatatatatatacataaacttACGTATCTTATTTATTCACACTCCAATTGTTAGGATCGAATAGGTATTGTAGAAGGGGTGAATAcacatttaaaaatatttttcaaaatttattttacaatTAAGATGAGTTACCAGTTCGATTGTTAAAATTCTTGTGAGAACTGTTCTAGTCAGGAGGAAATAATCTCACTAAATAATTGAACTGGATATAACTTAAGGCAGACATAATATAAATTGTGCAGTAAATAAGAGTACTGAACACGAGATTTTTTATGAAAGTTTGAAATTAAAACTTTTATGTCTCTCCTTCTTCTGTTTTCAGAAGGATTTCAactagaagaatttgatttatacaacgaCTTGCACAAATCCGATCCAATTAACCCTTGAAAAGAAATCCTAGTAACACAATTTCAATTCAGATCACATTCTGATTTACACCAAAAAGAGAAATTTCAACAATGATTCTCGAAAGCTAGACTATTTGATCACTCTAATTGATCTGTTATAGCAACTGTATATGAAAGAAGTTATAAAAATTTGATCTGGTTCTTGATTGAAACACTTGAGAGCTTAATGATCTTAGATTCTTTGAAAGCGTGTGTCTGCGTGCTCTACAATGGTGTACATCAACGAGTTTTATAGATGATTTTTTCAACGTTCAAAAATATAACCGGTGAGCATTTGTTCCAGATACATCCGACACTTAAGCACAACATGATATGTGTCCTCGTCCTCTTTCCAAAAATAGTACTAAGGAAGTGGAACAATTTGAGTGTTGTCGAGTACGATTCTCATCGTctttattttcaccaaattaaTTTGTCTTTATCTCCAACAACTTAGACTGAATAGAATATGTTCTCATGAATTGATCTGGTCTGATTATCTCTGATCTGATATATATTGCAGGTTTGTTCTATTCAAAGCGTTAGACCAAATTGTATACTATGTTTTAATTATATGATCTGCTCAATTGTTGCATAAATATCATCACCAAAATTAAGATATTTCTTTATCACcagtatataattattgatgATAAATTCCTACGTCTTTTATATTTGCTCAAGGTTGTGTCATCTCGTtttcaattttcaattttttatatttcaattttcaaacACACGAATGTTAAGTTTTAGAAATGATTTGAATCCTAATCATTTtttcatggctaagtttgcaggTTGAATGAGATTGtcgctccatccgggctatgtacgaggggattgaaattcgaatcctatcttagttatagctaagtttgcgggtaattattggggcttgaGAAAACCGGGTGCAAAAATCCGGCGGTGCGTaatttatctcaagagagttcatgtttttatttgggattgttgggatgaaaGAGTGCTAGATTGTGacacttgcactgaattgtcatAGATCGCTAAGTATTTttaggacagattcttttgaagttacACGAAACTAGAatgacatgacacacacacacatttacgttaaactgacagtgtattgtggtcaatcagaagtttgtggtttttagttgttgaagttggaacttatcggaggctatgttgttcatgattcattcttacttatgtcgttgtttgcatattgtttttgcatttcttgctcgagggcaagcaagagttaagtatgggggtgttgataagtgcattttgtatgcattatttcgtgataggtttatgtctattttgtgtgcattcatattgtttttatgtgtttttatgtgttttagtgcatgcttgtgtatttcactcctcgggttaattttataggaaaatgaattgttgaagagtgaattacggagcagctttgttcaaaaaatcaaatttaattttagagagatccaaatttAATCTTCACTGTTCAGAATGACGCTTAAAATGTTTttaagcttctgtccaaatttcagctcgatccgacggctataaCTCGAGATAtgtatttttcaaaatcgtcgcttgCAGCAAAAATTGCATGGCGCGCGAGCGAGATTTGAACTCGCCCGCGCACGAGTTACAATTTCAGAAACTTGCTTTTCATTGCGCGCGCGGGCGAGTGGATTAATTAGAACCAGAAGTATCGTGAAATTACCTTCTTTCTAAAATATTCAACTTCTCGAGCAATAGGATTAATTAGAAAGAGTAAATCATGTCAttattttgttttctatttttaaaaaaatttcttcttcCGTTGTACGAGATTGATCCCACAAAGTATAGATGGTACTAttgtcaattctcaacaattaattattttacataatttaaacaaaatcaTAAAGATTAATTTGATTACCATTCTGGAACAAGGAAAACATAGAGATCACATTATTACAGGATATTACAAATCAGTGTAGGATATTACAAAATCATACATAGGATATTACCAAATAGTTTGATTATCAGTTCTCAAAAAATCGCTCGGAAACGCCTAAACGCCATCACACGGCTAAAACGGCTAAAGAGGTGAAAGAGAACttttaatcaaatatttatattttatgaatCCATAAACAACATAAGAACCaagttatatataattatattgtcAGCTCATGATTTAGTACAAAATAGTTTAGCCTGTCATTCAGGCTAAATACACaagaattaaaaatttaaataaaaaaataaaattataaaaataacaagaaaaCTTACAATAAAACCAGTAGAAGTTTTATTTCTTGAAACTCACCATATAATGGATTATTTTTTTCTGGAGTATGACTCCCCGATGAACTTGCAATATTCTGAGCTATAAGCTTTTTATTTCCATGTTGAGCAATTATTTGAGGAGATGCTCCTCTTCCACTGTAGTGACccacaccgtgatcacctactaatcagaagtttaagcatgcatttaacttaaataataaatcatcagaattAACAGCGGAAAAGCATAAATAAAtccccaaataaaataattatgatacaaccatatcgaataaatcaaatgtattaacccaaatacaacagaaacaaaagcctagacaaagcCTTGCTGGTCATCAATCTCCTAAGCtctcttggaaccacccgcctcatccagccgcaaacctgccccatggaatagggtgtccaaatacaacaaagtacgggacgtgagcataataagctcagtacgagagtatgagtatacggtattatatgtgcatgtatgcaagtgaactgtgtACCAAGACatgaggtcaagaatatctgatcaagaacaaacTTGGGTCCTGGTATGTGCCATGCTGAGCCgtcgctacaggaggtgaccAACATACACAAAagccctgatggtgacctaacacaagtacacatgtccaaccaaatatcagtgacctaACACGAGATTCGGTTCCAACTGATTTTGGTGACCTAACACGTGTctctgtgtccaaccatctactgacaggATAAATATCCCAATACCGGATATCGTAAGGatacaggctcaatatgctcatgtatgcaacatacagtcgtgacatgctgtatatataaagacatataaaacatgcaatcacataatccatgcaaacacataatacatgcatactcaatctggatatctcgaataatacttccgtaccttactaaggcagatcctaaaAGCTctcatctaggtccaagcctaccatgcaacactacaacataaataactcatgcattacctagcattccaaacatcacctactaggctctaaaatccttaattaaactatagtctactccctatttactatagggaaccaaagacataccttcgtccgttgtcATCCCGCTAatgacgcatgccccagagcctgggcctagcctagctacgacccctagaTGCCTTGCCAGAGCTCcaccgcctggctgctactgcggacactgtccgctataaaaatatactatttcctactccaaatcttaaagaaagagtcccaaagcccttaaatagagcgattaccgggagaTGAGAGGAATTTTTGCACTTCAAAATGAGGGAttcagacccctatttataggcgaagttcggacggtccgaactaggTTCCGACGgcccgaactgccacttgtccgagcctttAGACACCTGGAACCTGTGGAGTTCGGACTGTCCGAACttgggttcggacggcccgaagtggttcggagggcccaaaCTGGTCCGTGTGCTCCGAACTATTTTGGTCCTTTtgaactcatttttggacccccggaaCCCACCCCGCCATTTTCGAACGTTCcgaatctgattttccacttattttaaccaaataagaactccttaaacatgttttgacacttttaaaattatatgtcattttcaaacatgtttaaaattacttaatcttgtaaaatggaaccgggctactacatccaCCTCTTCCTCTATAAGAGGAATAATTTCCTCTACCAGGATTACTCATCCTGTAAGCATGATAAATattctcttgttaagaaatcaggTAAATTATTATCTTTaccttttttatatataatttcaaaatcaaaaggcGCTAAATGAGCTTACCATCTAGCAAACATTTGCTTAGAAACATCATGCTTAAAATCTTTTTGAAACATAAATTTAGCAGATCTACaatctattttaattataaatttttgattatataaatcatcttgaaattttaaaacacatctAACTATAGCAAGAATTTCTTTAGCTATGGTAGCATAATTTTTCTGAGCACCATTCCATTTTCCAGAATAAAATCTAACAAGATATTCTTGTTTGGTATCAGGATTAACCTGTTTAAGAATTCCTCCAAAACCTATATCATAAGCATcagtttcaataattttttcccATTGGGGATTAGCCAACATAAGACAAGGAATATTTTTaactttttctttaatttttctaaCATCCTCGGTATGTTCTATAGTCCAAGGAGAGGGATTCTTCTTGAGTCTATCATATAAAATAACAGAATCATTAGTAAGATTTTTAATATAGGAAGATATATAATTAAGACTTCCTAAAAATCTTTGTAACTGAGTTTTATCAGTTATTACATCAGGAAATTTTAGAACCAAAAATTCTATACTTCTTTGAATAGGaataatttttcatttttctatCATATGACCAAGAAATCTGATATTGGTCTGAAATAAAGACATTTTTGGTTTTGATATAACAAGACCATTTTGAATAACCACttttctaaatatttccaattaAAATGGGATTCAATGTCTTTAGAAAAGActaaatatcatcaatataaacaatgataaaattactaaaaggataaaaaaaatatcattcataATTTGTTGAAATTCTGAAGAAGCATTCTTCAGAATAAATGGCATAACTATTCATTCGTAATGTCCTATTGGAACATTAAAAGTAGTTTTATATCTACCAGATTCTAATATTTGAATCTGCCAATATCctgattttaaatcaaattttgagaatattaaagcattaaaaagtctatctaataaatattttttgttagGAATAGGATGTCTAATCCATTTCAAAACTTTATTAAGAGGTTTGTAATTAATTACTAACCTGGGAACTCCTCTTTCCTTCTCTGAATGCTTATTGACATAAAAAGCAGTACAAGACCAAGGAGACTGAGAGGGAGTTATCAACTTTTTATCTAATAAGgactttatttgatttttacatAATTCCAAATATTCAGAATTCATCTGAAAAGGCGAGCCTTGGTAGGAATACTTTTTTCATCAAAAGTTTTCTCATAATGAAGAGAAACAATATGTTTCTTTCTTTCTCAAAAAGCATTGGGAtgatctgtagtgacccgcaccatgatcacctactaatcagaagcttaggcatgcatttaacttaatcaaataaaatatcagaaataacagcggaaacttaaacaataataaaaatattgtttgcaaccatatcgaaataaaccagtgtattatcccaaatacaactgaaacaaaagcctagacaataactctgctggtcctccatcgcctaagctctcctagtaccacccgcatcgtccagccgcagacctgccccatggaatagggtgtccagatacaacaaaatACGGGACGTGatcatgataagctcagtacgagagtatgagtatacggtgttatgtgtgcatgtatgcaagtgaacagggtaccaagactctcaggtcaagaaacaagctcataggccgggcccagggtatatagcacgttgcgccgtcgcatcaggaggtggctcatatacccagtggataatggtgacctgatactagtacatgtgtccaaccataaggtgacctgacacaagacttacgtatccaaccatccacaaactcgtagggtgagcgccctactacaggatacctctaaggtaaaagctcaatatgctcatatatgcaacatacagtcatgacatgctgtatatataaaggcatataaaacatgcaatcacataatccatgaaaacacataatacatgcatactcaatctggatatctcgaataatacttccgtacctcatacactaggccagctagaccagcactatgtccaagcctacagtccgcactacaatgcaaagtattCATGCTTTACCACtttattctaaaagtcttaactacgctatagcatactccctatttactataaggagccagagctatacatgcgtccatcgtcagcccactgatgacgattgccccagaacttgggcaccactccaccGTAACCTTGGAGCGcctcgccaacctccggaccaagcctaggaagggtAGAATCACCCCTAAAACACCTAGAATACTCTAAAACCGAGAGAGAAGATATGAGATTGGTGTGAAATTGTGGCcctcggaacccctatttataggccacgatcggaagctccgatcacctgatcggaagctccgatcggtgcatgtttgtcacgttttggacggccaagatcggaagctccgatcgtaggatcggaagctccgatctcctgcatctggccacgtgtttaaatctccttgacacctatttctggttgagatcggaagctccgatctcaggatcggaagctcctatctcggatcggaagctttgatctgcccggaagctccaaactgtttctcatgtttccgaactggttttgggccCCCAAGACCCCCGGGACCCCCACCATTTTcagacgttccggatctgattttccacatatttttaccaaataaggactccttaaacatgatttgacacttttaaaattatatgtcattttttaagatgtttaaaatcacttaatcttgtaaaatggaaccgggctactacattctccccctacttaagatatttcgtcctcgaacaatcttaagtactgaatgcagtaaaacactgaataaacatcttttattcaaactgattcattttacaagttacaatctgaaaatacaacaattcaaaataactctggataatctgtacgcatacgactctcaagttcccaagtggcctcctcagtgcctcgacgctgccactgaactagaacaagaggaatggtcttgttgcgtaacaccttatccttatgacctatgatacgcaaaggtctttccacgtatgtcaaatccaagtccaactgtacctcagacggctgtaagatatgagactcatccgccacataccgtcgtaacagtgaaacatggaacacatcatggattTTTTACAAATACGGTGGTaacgccaacctgtaagccagatctccaacactttccagaatTTCAAATGGACTAATGAActtaggagatagcttaccttTGTGACCGAATCTaaaaatcctgcgaaatggtgagactttcaggaatactttctcacccacctcaaactgtaaaggtctgcgcttgacattcgcataactagcttgtcgatcctgtgcaaccttaattctcttcttgatctgtccaacaatatcaacagcctgctggactaactctggtccctcaacctgtcgctcccccacttcctcccagaacagtggagtacgacatcgtcgcccgtacaacgcctcaaacgaagccatcccaatactgtgatggtaactgttgttgtatgcgaactcaatcaatggcaactgatctttccatgctggaccaaaatccatagaacatgctcgcaacatgtcttcaagagtacgaatcgtgcgctctgactgcccttcagtctctgggtgatatgttgtactcaaactaagagtagtacccatagcgcgctgaagactcccccagaacctggaagtaaacctgggatctcgatcgctgactatgctcacaggcactccgtgcaatcgaacaatatcctggatgtacaatcgtgccatcctatcaaatttaaagtctcggttataaggaatgaaatgtgttgacttggtgagtcggtccaccacaacccagatagcatcacaatttctcgagcttaccggtaaatgggtcacgaagtccatcgtgatcaactccaatttccactcaggaataggtaaactgtgaagcaaccctccaggtcgtcggtgctctgccttgacctgctaacataccaaacatctagaaacatatagatacacactccttttcattcctttccaccagaacctggtacacaaatccttgtacatcttgttgctccccggatgaatactcaatttAGAATGATGAGCCtgggataaaatctcctccctcagagtatcatccttcggaacaacaatacggccagataaacaaataaaaccatctgactgataatggaaTCTAGACGAACTATCATCCCtggctaaacgagccaaacgctgggtcttcggatcagccatctgagcatctcgaatccgagaatacaaagcaggctcagataagatcgcaaacatctggatactctgcatacctttcttatgcttgaaggtataccctgaagaacaaaaaTCTTAAATTGCACTTGCCACAGAACAAGTCTgtagtgcggatagtcgcaccttgcgactcaaggcatcagcagtgagattagcagctcctggatgatacttgatttcacagtcataatccttaagcaaatccatccaacgtctctgtctcatgttcaattctgcctgagtaaacaaatacttgagacttttgtggtctgtgaagatctcaaatctttctccataaagataatgacgccagatcttcaatgcaaatacaatagctgctaactcaagatcatgcactgggtagTTATTTTCGTGAACTTTTAACTGTCTagaggcgtatgcaatcacatgcccattctgagtcaggacacatcccagtccctgaagagaagcatccgtgtacactacataccctccagatccagacggcaaagccaacataggcgcagaagtcaaccgtctacgaagttcacaaaaattctcctcacattctgaggaccactcaaaattcatGCCCTTCCGAGTAAGTTGTGTCAAAGGTCGAGCGAGCTGCGAGAAATTCGCGATAAAACGACGATAATAtcttgctagacccagaaaactacggatctcagctaccgtcgtcggacgcgaccagttcattacagccttaatcttgctcggatcc comes from the Henckelia pumila isolate YLH828 chromosome 1, ASM3356847v2, whole genome shotgun sequence genome and includes:
- the LOC140875580 gene encoding mogroside IIIx synthase-like produces the protein MKVKFSILVFPWIAHGHVFPYLELSKNLSNKNFHVYLCSTAINLDSVKNSLQQQSDHSIQLVELQLPSFPDLPPHFHTTKNVPPDLMPRLFQAFQMSVSSFKDIISNLKPDLLIYDGFQTWAAKMAISMNIPAVHFAATGAAAHSFSYHGFKCKGSTFPYPAVYLKDHERKASLAEFAQLKKDVVDKDSFFAHFELSCDIVLMKTCRGIEGKYVDYLSVLCKKNVVPVGPLITQSYNEEEGSEILEWLSKRPQFSTVFISFGSENYLSKDQMEEIAKGLELCNVNFIWVVRSPVGKTININEAMPKVFLDRVKERGIIVQGWAPQAKILAHKSVGAFVSHCGISSVIESLYFGVPVIAVPLKLDQPLNARLVVEAGVGVEVARDEDGNFRGDEFANAINKVIVETSGEKLRLRAKELSEVMKNEEEDAMNETVEQLSQVCIKYKQQI